A genomic window from Gossypium hirsutum isolate 1008001.06 chromosome D10, Gossypium_hirsutum_v2.1, whole genome shotgun sequence includes:
- the LOC107914888 gene encoding RAN GTPase-activating protein 2, with amino-acid sequence MDTTSNSKHRPFSIKLWPPSESTRLVLVQRLTNNLSSNSIFTQKYGALNKEDAEENAKKIEDIAFNVANEQYDREPDGDGGAAVQLYAKECSKLLLEVLKRGPEEKEKELASQNNASAETFFDISKGQRAFIKAEEAENLLRPLKEPGNSYTKICFSNRSFGLEAARVAEPILVSLKNQLKEVDLSDFIAGRPETEALEVMNIFSSALEGSVLKSLNLSNNALGEKGVRAFGSLLKSQSCLEELYLMNDGISEEAAKAVCELIPSTEKLKVLHFHNNMTGDEGALAISDVVKRSPLLEDFRCSSTRVGSGGGVALAKALESCTNLKKLDLRDNMFGVEAGVALSKALSKHLDLVEVYLSYLNLEDEGTVAIANALKESAPSLEVLEMAGNDITTAAAPTIAACIAAKQHLTKLNLAENELKDEGTIQISKALEEGHTLLKEVDMSTNFIRRAGARHLAQVVAQKPGFRLLNINGNIISDDGVDEVKEVFKKYPDVLGSFDENDPEGDDDDDDDDDDDGENSGEGEANEDELESKMKNLEVGQEE; translated from the coding sequence ATGGACACAACTTCAAATTCAAAACACAGGCCATTTTCGATTAAACTATGGCCCCCTAGTGAAAGCACTCGACTGGTACTTGTGCAACGCTTGACGAACAATCTCTCCAGTAATTCTATTTTTACCCAGAAGTATGGTGCTCTTAACAAAGAAGATGCCGAGGAGAATGCTAAGAAAATTGAGGATATAGCTTTCAACGTGGCAAATGAACAGTATGATAGGGAGCCTGATGGTGATGGAGGTGCTGCAGTGCAGCTTTATGCCAAGGAATGTAGCAAGCTTTTGTTGGAGGTTCTTAAAAGAGGGCCTGAGGAAAAGGAGAAGGAATTGGCATCTCAGAACAATGCTTCCGCTGAAACCTTCTTTGACATATCTAAAGGCCAACGGGCTTTTATCAAGGCAGAGGAGGCTGAGAATCTTCTAAGGCCTTTGAAAGAACCGGGAAATTCTTACACCAAGATATGCTTTAGTAATAGAAGCTTTGGTTTAGAGGCAGCCCGTGTGGCTGAGCCTATTTTGGTTTCCCTTAAGAATCAGTTGAAAGAAGTTGATTTGTCAGACTTTATTGCAGGAAGACCAGAGACAGAAGCCCTTGAAGTTATGAATATATTCTCTTCTGCCTTGGAGGGTAGTGTTTTGAAGTCTCTTAATCtttcaaacaatgccttaggtgaGAAAGGTGTTAGGGCTTTTGGTTCTCTTTTGAAATCACAAAGTTGCCTAGAGGAGCTCTATTTGATGAATGATGGTATTTCAGAGGAAGCCGCAAAGGCTGTCTGTGAATTGATTCCCTCTACAGAGAAGTTGAAGGTGCTTCACTTCCATAATAATATGACCGGAGATGAGGGTGCACTTGCGATTTCTGATGTTGTGAAGCGCTCTCCTTTATTGGAGGATTTTCGATGCTCCTCGACAAGGGTTGGTTCAGGAGGAGGAGTTGCCTTAGCGAAAGCACTCGAGTCTTGCACCAATTTAAAGAAGCTTGACCTGCGAGACAACATGTTTGGTGTAGAAGCAGGAGTTGCCCTGAGTAAAGCACTTTCAAAGCATTTGGATCTGGTTGAGGTTTACTTGAGTTATCTCAACTTGGAAGATGAGGGTACAGTAGCAATAGCCAATGCTCTAAAGGAATCGGCTCCTTCTCTTGAAGTTTTAGAAATGGCTGGAAATGACATAACAACTGCTGCTGCTCCTACCATAGCTGCTTGTATTGCAGCAAAGCAGCACCTAACCAAGCTGAACTTGGCTGAGAATGAACTCAAGGATGAAGGTACTATCCAAATAAGTAAGGCTTTGGAGGAAGGGCATACCCTTTTAAAGGAAGTTGACATGAGCACCAATTTCATAAGAAGGGCTGGGGCTCGGCATTTGGCTCAGGTAGTTGCTCAGAAACCTGGCTTTAGGCTGTTAAACATCAATGGGAATATCATCTCTGATGATGGTGTTGACGAGGTGAAGGAAGTATTCAAAAAATATCCTGACGTGCTTGGTTCCTTTGATGAGAATGATCCTGAaggagatgatgatgatgatgatgatgatgatgatgatggagaAAACTCTGGTGAGGGTGAAGCTAATGAGGATGAACTGGAATCTAAAATGAAGAATCTTGAAGTTGGCCAAGAAGAATAG
- the LOC107914887 gene encoding probable ATP-dependent DNA helicase CHR12, which produces MVAKLEQQQQEEEPCLDNLQKVKSLICALNFVSRNLPLPPDLFGVVSSICFDEQEGFLEVIDDGTQVEAGSDVPGHAQTSLDDPSISKKDDLLCDLDGALSKQRSKCMSGFGLAESKENRHKSLIHHRLNELEDLPSSKGEDLQAKCLLELYGLKLAELQSKIRSYISSEYWLHINCAYPDKQLFDWGMTRLPFPPYGIFVPFNTEADDQTRKKRDYERLSRLREEERNHLENRKKKFFSEIVNAFRDFQLQIQATLKRRKQRNDGVQAWHGRQRQRATRAEKLRFQALKADDQEAYMRLVKESKNERLTMLLSETNKLLVNLGAAVQRQKDAKHSDGIEDLKDLDSDSPELDASKDGTPGDSLPEEDIGATDSDQNDESSDLLEGQRQYNLAIHSIQEKVAEQPSMLQGGELRPYQLEGLQWMLSLFNNNLNGILADEMGLGKTIQTISLIAYLMENKGVTGPHLIVAPKAVLPNWIHEFLTWAPSIHAVLYDGRLDERKAMREEISRDGKFNVLITHYDLIMRDKAFLKKIHWYYMIVDEGHRLKNHECALARTLISGYQIQRRLLLTGTPIQNSLQELWSLLNFLLPNIFNSVQNFEEWFNAPFADRGDVSLTDEEQLLIIRRLHHVIRPFILRRKKDEVEKYLPGKSQVILKCDLSAWQKAYYQQVTEKGRVGLDNGSGKSKSLQNLTMQLRKCCNHPYLFVPTHNMWQREEIVRASGKFELLDRLLPKLHRTGHRVLLFSQMTHLMDILEIYLRLNNFMYLRLDGSTKTEERGTLLKKFNAPDSPYFMFLLSTRAGGLGLNLQTADTVIIFDSDWNPQMDQQAEDRAHRIGQKKEVRVFVLVSVGSIEEVILERAKQKMGIDAKVIQAGLFNTTSTAQDRKEMLEEIMRRGTSSLGTDVPSEREINRLAARSDDEFRMFEQMDEERRVKENYRSRLMEDHEVPEWVFVLNDDRKGKASESYVELGKRKRKGGNYYPDTLSDLQFMRAVENAEDMAKLPSKRKRKDHLPADEDSELPINNIGVEFRNENMAAISEGTSEDTTYGSSAPKKPEYRDLGVEKSEHHGGGSSWNEQIITWNTIKKKKRSSYVFPSSSSDSRGQNSNGRGNGWV; this is translated from the exons ATGGTGGCTAAGCTAGAGCAGCAACAGCAGGAGGAGGAACCTTGTTTAGACAATCTACAGAAGGTTAAGTCTTTGATCTGTGCTCTTAACTTTGTCTCCAGAAATCTTCCCCTCCCTCCTGATTTATTCGGCGTCGTTTCATCTATTTGCTTTGATGAACAAGAGGGGTTCCTTGAGGTCATTGATGATGGGACCCAGGTTGAGGCTGGATCTGATGTGCCTGGACATGCCCAGACGAGTTTG GATGATCCTTCTATTTCTAAGAAAGATGATTTATTATGTGACCTTGATGGTGCACTATCAAAACAACGATCAAAATGCATGTCAGGTTTTGGCTTGGCAGAATCAAAGGAAAACCGTCACAAGAGCCTCATTCATCATCGATTGAATGAACTTGAAG ATTTGCCCTCAAGCAAAGGGGAGGACCTACAGGCAAAGTGTTTACTTGAACTCTATGGACTAAAG CTGGCAGAGTTGCAAAGCAAGATACGTTCTTATATAAGTTCTGAGTACTGGCTTCACATCAACTGTGCATATCCTGACAAGCAATTGTTTGACTGGGGCATGACGCGATTACCTTTTCCTCCATATGGCATTTTTGTTCCATTCAATACAGAAGCTGATGACCAAACGAGAAAGAAACGGGATTATGAG AGATTATCACGATTGAGAGAGGAGGAAAGGAACCATTTGGAGAATAGAAAGAAGAAATTTTTCTCAGAAATAGTTAATGCATTCCGCGACTTCCAATTGCAGATTCAAGCTACTCTAAAGCGTCGAAAACAAAGGAATGATGGTGTCCAG GCATGGCATGGAAGGCAAAGGCAACGTGCTACAAGAGCAGAGAAATTGAGGTTCCAGGCCCTGAAGGCTGATGATCAAGAAGCATATATGAGATTAGTAAAGGAGAGCAAGAATGAACGATTAACTATGCTTCTGTCGGAAACAAATAAGCTCCTTGTTAATTTAGGAGCTGCTGTTCAGCGGCAGAAAGATGCTAAACATTCAGATGGTATTGAAGATTTGAAGGATTTAGATTCAGATTCACCGGAGCTGGATGCTTCGAAGGATGGAACTCCTGGAGATTCACTTCCTGAAGAAGATATAGGTGCCACTGATTCTGATCAGAATGATGAATCCAGTGATCTACTTGAAGGTCAGCGGCAGTATAACTTGGCTATTCACTCAATTCAGgaaaag GTAGCAGAGCAACCATCCATGCTTCAAGGTGGAGAGTTAAGACCATACCAGTTAGAAGGGCTTCAATGGATGCTTTCTTTGTTCAATAACAACCTTAATGGGATTTTAGCTGATGAGATGGGGTTGGGAAAAACAATACAGACTATCTCATTAATTGCATATCTCATGGAGAACAAAGGGGTGACTGGGCCCCACTTGATAGTGGCTCCAAAAGCTGTATTACCAAATTGGATCCATGAATTCTTGACATGGGCTCCTAG CATTCATGCAGTCCTTTATGATGGACGTTTGGATGAGAGGAAGGCGATGAGGGAAGAAATATCAAGAGAtggaaaatttaatgttttgatcACACACTATGATCTTATCATGAGAGATAAAGCTTTCTTGAAGAAGATACACTGGTACTACATGATTGTCGATGAAGGGCATAGGTTGAAGAATCATGAGTGTGCCCTTGCACGAACCCTTATTTCAGG CTATCAGATCCAGCGCAGACTTCTGTTAACTGGGACCCCTATTCAGAACAGTTTACAAGAATTATGGTCCCTGCTTAACTTTCTACTCccaaacattttcaattcagtTCAGAATTTTGAGGAGTGGTTTAATGCACCCTTTGCAGATCGTGGTGATGTTTCTCTTACTGATGAAGAACAACTCTTGATTATTCGTCGTCTACATCAT GTTATAAGGCCATTCATCTTAAGGAGAAAAAAGGATGAGGTGGAGAAATACCTTCCTGGAAAATCCCAGGTTATACTCAAATGTGATCTGTCAGCATGGCAGAAAGCATACTATCAGCAAGTAACAGAAAAGGGCAGGGTTGGGCTAGACAATG GGTCTGGGAAATCAAAGAGCCTCCAGAACCTGACAATGCAATTGAGGAAATGTTGTAACCACCCGTATCTCTTTGTGCCTACCCACAATATGTGGCAGAGAGAGGAGATTGTCAGAGCATCAGGGAAATTTGAGCTCCTTGATAGGTTACTCCCAAAACTACACAGAACTGGCCATCGTGTCCTGCTTTTCTCCCAAATGACTCATCTCATGGACATTCTTGAAATATATCTAAGGCTCAACAATTTCATGTATCTTAGACTTGATGGCTCAACAAAAACAGAGGAAAGAGGCACTTTGCTTAAGAAGTTCAATGCTCCAGACTCTCCTTATTTTATGTTTCTATTAAGCACTCGTGCTGGAGGTCTTGGGCTGAACTTGCAGACAGCAGACACTGTAATTATTTTTGATAGTGACTGGAACCCCCAAATGGATCAGCAGGCAGAGGATAGAGCCCATCGTATAGGACAGAAGAAGGAAGTCAGGGTTTTTGTGCTGGTTAGTGTTGGATCAATTGAAGAGGTTATTTTAGAGCGTGCAAAGCAGAAGATGGGTATTGATGCTAAGGTCATCCAGGCTGGATTGTTTAATACAACTTCCACAG CTCAGGACAGAAAAGAAATGCTGGAAGAAATCATGCGGAGAGGAACAAGCTCACTTGGAACAGATGTTCCAAGTGAGAGGGAAATCAATCGACTTGCAGCTCGGTCAGATGATGAGTTCCGGATGTTTGAGCAAATGGATGAGGAAAGAAGAGTAAAGGAGAATTATCGGTCTCGTCTCATGGAAGACCATGAGGTACCTGAGTGGGTATTTGTACTTAATGATGATAGGAAGGGCAAAGCTTCAGAAAGCTATGTTGAATTAGGGAAGCGAAAAAGAAAAGGCGGGAACTATTATCCAGATACATTGAGTGACTTACAGTTCATGAGGGCTGTGGAAAATGCAGAAGACATGGCAAAGTTACCAAGCAAAAGGAAGAGAAAAGACCATCTTCCAGCTGATGAGGACTCCGAGTTGCCTATTAATAACATAGGAGTAGAATTTAGGAACGAGAATATGGCAGCAATAAGTGAAGGAACTAGTGAAGATACCACCTATGGTTCATCAGCTCCAAAGAAACCAGAATATCGGGATCTAGGTGTCGAAAAATCTGAGCATCATGGTGGAGGAAGTTCATGGAATGAGCAAATAATTACATGGAATACTATTAAGAAAAAGAAGAGATCAAGCTATGTTTTCCCAAGTTCATCATCTGATTCTAGAGGGCAGAATtccaatggaagaggaaatggaTGGGTTTGA
- the LOC107914886 gene encoding histone acetyltransferase of the MYST family 1, which produces MDPTYELSKKEGKVGTPERPLSDLGLLSYRGYWTRVLLDILKKHKGNISINELSDMTAIKAEDILTTLQSLELIQYKKGQHVIYANPKVLDHHLKAAGRGGLEVDVSKLIWTPYKEQS; this is translated from the exons ATGGACCCAACATATGAACTTTCAAAGAAAGAAGGTAAAGTTGGCACACCTGAAAGACCACTATCCGATCTAGGGCTGTTGAGCTACAGGGGGTACTGGACAAGGGTTCTTTTAGACATCTTGAAAAAGCATAAGGGAAATATTTCCATCAAC GAGCTCAGCGACATGACAGCTATAAAAGCAGAGGATATATTGACCACCCTACAGAGTCTAGAACTGATTCAGTACAAGAAAGGTCAACATGTTATCTATGCAAACCCCAAGGTCTTGGATCACCATCTAAAAGCAGCTGGCCGTGGTGGTCTTGAAGTTGATGTTAGCAAATTAATCTGGACACCATATAAAGAACAAAGTTAA